The proteins below are encoded in one region of Planctomycetia bacterium:
- a CDS encoding NADH-quinone oxidoreductase subunit D, translating into MATQLDDPRIIEFDVRTDEMLVNMGPQHPSTHGVLRLVLRTDGEVVSEVTPHIGYLHRCAEKIGENLTPRQWIPYTDRMDYLAGMNMNLGWALTVEKLMKMDLPDKAHHLRVIICELNRIASHLVGMGTYGLDLGTFSPFLYAFREREKILDLFEMACGARLTYSYLTIGGATHDLPSGWLKQCEKFLDEFVPIIAEYHALLTTNAIFVRRAAGIGIISAEQAIDYGCTGPVLRGSGVDQDLRRDGEVWYTRMYDGYAFEVIVEKNGHYPKDHEYPAVPQSAVLGDCWHRFYVRMLEVMQSVDLVRQAIDRYSMAKGSHGEPIKLAEKLPKGEAYLETEAPKGQMGFYIVSEGGSIPWRVRARSSSFSNLCITSEVCRGCLIADIPAIVGSLDVVMGEIDR; encoded by the coding sequence ATGGCCACTCAGCTCGACGATCCTCGGATCATTGAATTCGACGTCCGGACCGACGAAATGTTGGTCAACATGGGTCCCCAGCACCCCAGCACCCACGGCGTGCTCCGGCTCGTCCTCAGGACTGACGGGGAAGTGGTTTCCGAGGTCACGCCGCACATCGGCTACCTGCATCGCTGCGCGGAAAAGATCGGCGAGAACCTCACGCCGCGTCAGTGGATTCCGTACACCGACCGGATGGACTACCTGGCCGGCATGAACATGAATCTCGGCTGGGCGCTGACCGTCGAAAAGCTCATGAAGATGGACCTGCCGGACAAGGCCCATCACCTCCGCGTGATCATCTGCGAATTGAATCGGATTGCCAGCCACCTGGTCGGCATGGGCACCTACGGCCTGGACCTCGGCACGTTCAGCCCCTTCTTGTACGCCTTCCGGGAGCGCGAAAAGATCCTCGACCTGTTCGAGATGGCCTGCGGCGCTCGGCTGACTTACAGCTACCTCACCATCGGCGGCGCCACGCACGATTTGCCGAGCGGCTGGCTTAAGCAGTGCGAAAAGTTCCTCGACGAGTTCGTGCCGATCATCGCCGAATACCACGCCTTGCTGACGACGAACGCGATTTTCGTCCGCCGCGCGGCCGGCATCGGCATCATCTCTGCGGAACAGGCCATCGACTACGGCTGCACCGGCCCGGTGCTGCGCGGCTCGGGCGTCGACCAAGACCTCCGTCGCGACGGCGAAGTCTGGTACACGCGGATGTACGACGGCTACGCCTTCGAAGTGATCGTCGAGAAGAACGGCCATTACCCGAAGGATCACGAATACCCGGCGGTACCGCAAAGCGCTGTGCTGGGCGATTGCTGGCACCGCTTCTACGTACGGATGTTGGAAGTCATGCAGTCGGTCGACCTGGTGCGCCAGGCCATCGACCGCTACAGCATGGCGAAAGGCTCCCACGGCGAGCCGATCAAGCTGGCAGAAAAGCTCCCCAAGGGGGAAGCCTATCTCGAAACCGAAGCCCCCAAAGGCCAGATGGGCTTCTACATCGTCAGCGAAGGGGGCTCCATCCCCTGGCGCGTCCGCGCCCGCAGCAGCTCCTTCAGCAACCTCTGCATCACCTCGGAAGTCTGCCGCGGCTGCCTGATCGCGGATATCCCAGCGATCGTCGGCTCGCTGGACGTGGTGATGGGGGAGATTGATCGGTAG
- a CDS encoding DUF1778 domain-containing protein: protein MPHTFTIQVSDAAKAAIDEAASLTGLSPSDFAASAVVSAAKNAIREWSVTELSPRDFKSLTEMLDDESAEPNRALQEAAAIFKQGNS from the coding sequence ATGCCCCACACTTTCACCATCCAGGTCAGCGACGCGGCCAAGGCCGCCATCGACGAGGCGGCGAGCCTAACTGGGCTATCTCCGTCAGATTTTGCTGCTTCCGCGGTAGTCTCGGCGGCTAAAAACGCGATTCGGGAATGGAGTGTTACCGAACTAAGTCCGCGCGATTTTAAGTCGCTAACGGAAATGCTCGACGACGAATCAGCAGAGCCGAACAGGGCACTTCAAGAGGCAGCCGCCATTTTCAAGCAAGGGAATAGCTAG
- a CDS encoding GNAT family N-acetyltransferase, with protein MAELRIVRLASQHDRSSFDCGHPFLDNWLKRNAGQFDRRDLARTFVATWEDEVRVLGYYSMSNHHVTRAQMSDDESRGLPNIDIPMLLLGRLAVDRVAQGQGLGKRLLLDALSRSRRIADEIGIRGLEVHAIDDRAADFYRHYGFRSFQDDDRHLFIAISAIRKLNL; from the coding sequence GTGGCTGAACTGCGCATCGTGAGGCTGGCTTCGCAACATGACCGCAGCAGCTTCGACTGCGGGCATCCATTCCTAGACAACTGGCTAAAGCGTAACGCGGGTCAATTTGACCGTCGCGATCTGGCCAGGACGTTTGTTGCCACCTGGGAGGACGAGGTTCGCGTTCTTGGTTACTACTCGATGTCGAACCATCACGTCACGCGCGCACAAATGTCCGATGATGAATCGCGTGGCCTGCCAAACATCGACATTCCCATGTTGTTACTTGGTAGGCTCGCCGTCGATCGGGTGGCGCAAGGTCAAGGGCTTGGCAAACGATTGCTGCTTGACGCATTGTCACGTTCGCGCCGTATTGCTGATGAGATTGGCATACGCGGCCTCGAAGTACACGCCATCGACGATCGAGCCGCTGACTTCTATCGACATTATGGGTTTCGTTCGTTCCAGGACGATGATCGGCACTTATTCATTGCAATAAGTGCGATCAGAAAACTTAATCTGTAA
- a CDS encoding TfoX/Sxy family protein: protein MSYDEELAERLRAVFRERHDLVEKKLFGGLGFLLAGNLCVAVWKDCLMTRVGPDAYAAALEEPHVREFDITGRPMRGWVMVEPEGLETAEQLREWVSRSLRFVEGLPGK, encoded by the coding sequence ATGTCCTACGACGAAGAACTCGCCGAACGCCTCCGCGCCGTGTTTCGGGAGCGGCACGACCTCGTCGAAAAGAAATTGTTCGGCGGTCTCGGGTTTCTGCTGGCGGGGAATTTGTGCGTCGCCGTCTGGAAGGATTGCCTGATGACCCGCGTGGGCCCGGACGCCTACGCGGCGGCCTTGGAAGAACCCCACGTCCGCGAATTTGACATCACCGGCCGCCCGATGCGCGGCTGGGTCATGGTGGAGCCGGAGGGGCTGGAGACGGCGGAGCAGTTGCGCGAATGGGTGAGCCGGAGTTTGCGGTTTGTGGAGGGATTGCCGGGGAAGTGA
- a CDS encoding PSD1 and planctomycete cytochrome C domain-containing protein, translating into MFGNWRWRTLAVALILPAAARAGEVDFERDVASVLIRRCLECHGERTAAGGLVLTDGPHLSQGGDSGAAIASGDAAASLLVERVTSGEMPPEKKGRSQRLPDAEIEVLRNWVAAGAVWPDGRVLDPYERTTDIRAGRDFWSLQPVRQVDVPAVDAARKVNPIDAFILARLDQEEFQPAPLADRRTLIRRLYYDVIGLPPTFEAIEAFVADPAPDAYERLVDALLARPEFGERWARHWLDVVRYADTSGYERDQEKPFAWKYRDWVVDAINEDLPYDRFIVEQIAGDELPDRSLRSLIATGMLRLGTWNDEPNDPQDYKYERLEDLVDVTSSAFLGITAKCARCHDHKFDPIPQVDYYRFAAAFWAGPIEPRDAALLGGPSDDEIGDKEVLAWTDLTAAPTPLHLLKNGDRHQPLDVARPAAPSFAAHSGEFIAPSEGAKTSGRRLQLAQWIASRENPLTARVIVNRLWQEHFGAGLVRSPNNFGFTGDRPTHPELLDWLANELMANGWQLKSIHRLMLTSNTYRQGSLHPQADEYNTHDSGNKFWWRAERRRLDAEALRDTLLAVSGDLDPRRGGPSFRPTMSPEALLGLSRKGAAYVASPPEEQRRRSLYIFAQRSLLTPLLTTFDFSDTTLSCGRRDVTIVAPQALALLNDPFVHECSQALARRVVNAAQSPEELVAAAWRIALGREPTASELTASLQHVESQRARFADQPSPNDAAWASLCHVLLNLNELAYVD; encoded by the coding sequence ATGTTTGGAAACTGGCGGTGGCGGACTTTGGCGGTGGCGCTGATCCTACCGGCGGCCGCGCGGGCCGGCGAAGTTGATTTCGAACGCGACGTGGCGTCGGTGCTCATTCGTCGCTGCCTGGAATGTCACGGCGAACGCACGGCGGCCGGCGGTCTCGTATTAACCGACGGTCCGCATCTGTCGCAGGGCGGCGACAGTGGCGCGGCAATTGCTTCCGGCGACGCCGCGGCCAGTTTGCTTGTGGAACGCGTCACCTCTGGCGAAATGCCGCCTGAGAAAAAAGGGCGCTCGCAACGCCTGCCGGATGCGGAAATCGAAGTGCTTCGCAATTGGGTGGCGGCCGGCGCAGTGTGGCCGGACGGCCGCGTATTGGATCCTTACGAGCGGACCACGGACATCCGCGCCGGGCGCGACTTCTGGTCATTGCAACCTGTGCGACAAGTCGACGTTCCCGCGGTCGATGCGGCACGGAAGGTGAATCCAATCGACGCGTTCATTCTCGCGCGTTTGGATCAGGAAGAATTTCAACCCGCACCGTTGGCGGATCGCCGGACGTTGATTCGCCGGCTGTACTATGACGTGATCGGCTTGCCGCCGACGTTCGAGGCGATCGAAGCGTTTGTGGCGGACCCTGCGCCGGACGCGTATGAACGCCTTGTCGATGCGTTGCTGGCCCGGCCAGAATTCGGCGAGCGCTGGGCGCGGCATTGGCTGGACGTCGTGCGCTACGCCGACACGAGCGGCTACGAGCGCGATCAGGAAAAGCCCTTCGCGTGGAAATACCGCGACTGGGTCGTCGACGCCATCAACGAAGACTTGCCGTACGATCGCTTTATCGTCGAACAAATCGCCGGCGACGAGTTGCCGGATCGATCGTTGCGCTCGTTGATCGCCACCGGCATGTTGCGACTCGGCACGTGGAACGACGAGCCGAATGATCCGCAGGATTACAAATATGAGCGACTGGAAGACCTGGTCGACGTCACTTCCTCGGCCTTTCTCGGTATCACGGCTAAATGCGCCCGGTGCCACGATCACAAGTTCGATCCGATTCCGCAAGTCGACTACTACCGTTTCGCCGCCGCCTTCTGGGCGGGGCCGATCGAGCCGCGCGACGCGGCGCTCCTCGGCGGACCGTCGGATGACGAAATCGGTGACAAGGAAGTGCTGGCCTGGACCGATCTCACCGCCGCACCAACGCCGCTGCACTTGTTGAAAAACGGCGATCGCCATCAGCCGCTTGATGTAGCACGACCCGCGGCGCCTTCGTTCGCGGCGCACTCCGGTGAATTCATTGCGCCGTCGGAAGGCGCGAAGACCTCTGGCCGTCGATTGCAGCTTGCGCAGTGGATTGCCTCGCGCGAGAATCCGCTCACCGCGCGCGTGATCGTCAATCGCCTTTGGCAGGAGCATTTCGGGGCTGGCCTGGTTCGTTCGCCCAACAACTTCGGCTTCACGGGCGATCGGCCGACGCATCCGGAGTTGCTCGATTGGCTCGCGAATGAGCTGATGGCGAACGGCTGGCAGTTGAAGTCGATACATCGCCTGATGCTCACGTCGAACACGTATCGCCAGGGCTCGCTGCATCCGCAGGCCGATGAATACAACACGCACGACTCGGGCAACAAGTTCTGGTGGCGCGCCGAACGCCGCCGACTCGACGCCGAAGCGCTCCGCGACACGTTGCTGGCCGTGAGCGGCGACCTCGACCCGCGCCGCGGCGGACCAAGCTTTCGCCCCACGATGAGCCCGGAGGCGCTCTTAGGACTTTCTCGCAAAGGCGCCGCCTACGTCGCTTCACCGCCGGAAGAACAGCGACGCCGCAGTCTGTACATCTTTGCGCAGCGCAGTTTGCTCACGCCGTTGCTCACCACGTTTGATTTCAGCGATACCACGCTCTCGTGCGGCCGTCGTGACGTCACGATCGTCGCCCCGCAGGCGCTCGCACTCTTGAACGATCCCTTTGTTCACGAATGCAGCCAGGCATTGGCGCGTCGCGTCGTCAACGCGGCGCAATCGCCCGAAGAGCTGGTTGCCGCTGCGTGGCGAATCGCACTGGGGCGCGAACCGACGGCATCGGAACTTACCGCGTCATTGCAGCACGTCGAATCCCAACGCGCCCGCTTCGCCGATCAACCTTCGCCCAACGACGCCGCCTGGGCGTCCCTCTGCCACGTGCTGCTCAACCTTAATGAGTTGGCGTATGTGGATTGA
- a CDS encoding ketoacyl-ACP synthase III, producing MKHAAIGPIALHFPARVETNDELAAAFPKWDMERIFEKTGIRQRYVAEPEECASDLAVAAAEKLLHAHEIDRQSIDYLLLCTQTPDYPLPTTACLLQHRLKLPNTTGALDFNLGCSGFVYGLSMAQGLIASGQAQRVLLITAETYSKYIDDEDRSLRTIFSDAAAATLIEASSTPSLGPFTFGTDGAEADTLMVNQGGARQVQHALKPRKRHRWASQLFMDGPSLVTATLERVPPMIDALLAKAGLAQTDIDYFLMHQATLLMLDRLRAQLQVGEDRLPTVIEQFGNTVSSTIPIVIHDLRRRGLLRPGTRSMLVGFGVGFSWSGTIWTETWPGA from the coding sequence GTGAAGCATGCGGCAATCGGCCCGATCGCCCTGCATTTCCCCGCTCGGGTCGAAACCAACGACGAGTTGGCCGCGGCGTTTCCCAAATGGGACATGGAGCGGATCTTCGAGAAGACGGGGATCCGGCAGCGGTACGTCGCGGAGCCCGAGGAATGCGCGTCGGATCTCGCGGTCGCCGCCGCGGAGAAGTTGCTGCATGCGCATGAGATCGATCGCCAGTCGATCGACTACCTGTTGCTTTGCACGCAGACGCCGGACTATCCGCTGCCGACCACGGCGTGCCTGCTGCAACATCGTTTGAAGTTGCCGAACACGACCGGCGCGCTCGACTTCAACCTGGGCTGCTCCGGATTCGTGTATGGGCTCTCGATGGCGCAGGGCTTGATCGCGTCGGGGCAAGCGCAGCGCGTGCTGCTGATTACAGCGGAGACGTACTCGAAGTACATCGACGACGAAGATCGTTCGCTAAGGACGATTTTTTCCGACGCGGCGGCCGCCACGCTAATTGAAGCGTCGTCGACGCCGTCGCTGGGACCATTCACGTTTGGCACCGATGGCGCTGAGGCCGACACGTTGATGGTCAATCAAGGGGGCGCTCGGCAGGTGCAGCATGCGCTCAAACCGCGCAAGCGTCATCGCTGGGCCAGCCAACTTTTTATGGACGGCCCGAGCCTCGTGACGGCCACGCTGGAACGCGTGCCGCCGATGATCGATGCCCTATTGGCGAAGGCGGGACTCGCGCAGACCGACATCGATTACTTCCTGATGCACCAGGCCACATTGCTGATGCTCGATCGGTTGCGGGCGCAATTGCAAGTCGGTGAAGATCGTCTGCCGACAGTGATCGAACAGTTCGGCAACACGGTCTCCTCGACAATTCCGATCGTGATTCACGATCTCCGCCGCCGCGGGTTGCTGCGGCCGGGCACGCGTTCGATGTTGGTCGGCTTCGGTGTCGGCTTCTCCTGGTCGGGAACGATCTGGACGGAGACCTGGCCGGGGGCGTGA
- a CDS encoding nitrate reductase, producing MSGALAKFTALIPPLVDRHGPLTEELLLAPGKFGLGLAPAKSTAEAVARTVCGFCSTGCCLNVHLQDDEPVALTPASGYPVNLGMACPKGWEALAVLDAPDRAVTPLLRERGGAQRAVSWDEALQTFVARMKGIQAEHGPESIAFLSSGQIATEEMAFLGALAKFGMGIRHCDSNTRQCMATAATAYKESFGFDAPPYTYADFEQSDVIVLVGSNLCLAHPILWQRVMRNPYRPEIVVIDPRTTETAMAATQHLPLYPKSDLALLYGLARLLIERGWIDGKYIAAHTEGFDDFARFVEPYTLEAVAAETQLPAESIERLARTIHAGARVSFWWTMGVNQSHQAVRTAQAIINLTLMTGNIGRPGTGANSVTGQCNAMGSRLFSNTTNLLGGHDFANPEHRAKVAGILGIDEAVIPHELGRPYHLIIEGILRGEIRGLWNIGTNPAHSWINQSMLRDVLDRLDFLVVQDMYHSTETAQYADLVLPAAAWGEKDGTLINSERRIGVIRKVSRAPGEALTDFRIFQAIARYWGCGEMFRAWDSPEAVFRILARLSAGQPCDITGIESYEQLDAHGGIQWPYASDAGNQRQERGLFTDGRYYRHNGRAKFVCEVPRPLPEPTSAEFPMILLTGRGSVSQWHTQTRTSKSAVLRKLYPAEIYVEINPADAQELGIRPDELIEVASQRGQLQARAFLTPAVRPGQLFLPMHYEATNRLTDAVFDPYSHQPAYKACAVRVAKLSA from the coding sequence ATGTCCGGCGCGCTAGCGAAATTCACTGCGTTAATTCCACCGCTGGTCGATCGCCACGGACCGTTGACCGAGGAGTTGCTGCTCGCTCCCGGCAAGTTCGGCTTGGGACTCGCGCCCGCTAAGTCAACCGCCGAGGCCGTCGCGCGCACCGTCTGCGGTTTCTGCTCCACCGGTTGTTGTTTGAATGTCCATCTTCAAGACGACGAACCCGTTGCGTTGACGCCGGCGTCGGGCTATCCGGTTAATCTTGGCATGGCTTGTCCGAAAGGCTGGGAAGCGCTCGCGGTGCTGGACGCGCCGGACCGCGCGGTGACGCCGCTGCTGCGCGAACGCGGCGGCGCGCAGCGCGCGGTGTCGTGGGATGAGGCTCTGCAAACCTTCGTCGCGCGGATGAAGGGCATTCAGGCGGAGCATGGCCCTGAGTCGATCGCCTTTCTCAGCAGCGGACAGATCGCCACCGAAGAGATGGCGTTCCTCGGCGCGCTTGCCAAGTTTGGCATGGGCATCCGGCACTGTGATAGCAACACGCGGCAATGCATGGCGACCGCCGCCACGGCCTACAAGGAATCGTTTGGCTTCGATGCGCCTCCGTATACGTATGCCGATTTCGAGCAATCGGACGTGATCGTGCTCGTCGGCAGCAATCTCTGCCTCGCGCACCCGATTCTCTGGCAGCGGGTGATGCGCAATCCGTATCGGCCGGAGATCGTGGTCATCGATCCGCGCACGACCGAGACAGCGATGGCCGCCACGCAACACTTGCCGCTCTATCCGAAATCCGACTTGGCCCTGCTTTACGGTCTGGCGCGACTGTTGATCGAGCGCGGGTGGATCGACGGGAAGTACATTGCCGCGCACACCGAAGGCTTCGACGATTTCGCGCGCTTCGTCGAACCTTACACGCTGGAAGCCGTGGCGGCGGAAACGCAACTGCCGGCCGAGTCGATCGAGCGGCTCGCGCGGACGATTCACGCCGGCGCGCGGGTCTCGTTCTGGTGGACGATGGGCGTTAATCAAAGCCACCAGGCAGTCCGCACTGCGCAAGCGATCATCAACCTGACTTTGATGACGGGTAACATCGGCCGGCCCGGAACCGGCGCGAATTCCGTCACTGGCCAATGCAACGCGATGGGCTCGCGGCTGTTTAGCAACACGACAAACTTGCTCGGCGGCCACGATTTCGCGAATCCCGAACATCGCGCCAAGGTTGCCGGTATTCTCGGCATTGACGAGGCCGTGATTCCACACGAGTTGGGCAGGCCGTATCACCTGATCATTGAAGGCATCCTGCGCGGCGAGATTCGCGGCCTCTGGAACATCGGCACCAACCCGGCGCATTCGTGGATCAATCAATCGATGCTCCGCGACGTGCTGGACCGGCTCGATTTTCTTGTCGTGCAGGATATGTATCACTCGACCGAGACGGCGCAATACGCTGACCTCGTGCTGCCTGCGGCCGCTTGGGGCGAAAAGGATGGCACGCTGATCAACTCCGAGCGGCGCATCGGAGTGATCCGCAAAGTCTCCCGCGCGCCGGGGGAAGCGCTGACGGATTTTCGTATCTTTCAGGCGATCGCCCGCTATTGGGGCTGCGGCGAGATGTTTCGCGCTTGGGATTCGCCGGAAGCGGTGTTCCGTATCCTGGCGCGACTGAGCGCCGGACAGCCGTGTGATATCACCGGCATCGAGAGCTACGAACAACTCGACGCCCACGGCGGCATTCAATGGCCTTACGCTTCGGACGCGGGTAATCAGCGCCAGGAGCGAGGATTGTTTACGGACGGTCGCTACTACCGACACAACGGCCGCGCGAAGTTCGTCTGCGAGGTGCCGCGGCCGTTGCCGGAGCCGACCAGCGCCGAGTTTCCGATGATCTTGCTGACCGGCCGCGGGTCCGTCTCGCAATGGCACACGCAAACGCGCACCAGCAAGTCGGCGGTGCTGCGCAAACTCTATCCCGCCGAAATCTATGTGGAGATCAATCCCGCTGATGCCCAGGAACTTGGCATTCGTCCGGATGAGCTGATCGAAGTCGCTTCGCAACGCGGGCAACTGCAAGCTCGCGCTTTCTTGACGCCCGCGGTGCGGCCAGGGCAGTTATTTTTGCCGATGCACTACGAGGCGACGAACCGGCTGACGGACGCGGTGTTCGATCCTTATTCGCATCAGCCAGCGTACAAGGCTTGTGCGGTGCGCGTGGCGAAGCTATCCGCGTGA
- a CDS encoding DmsC/YnfH family molybdoenzyme membrane anchor subunit, whose product MTLLTDVVEELGSTPAEPDSAQFLDAASFLGRLLEEQQAPTAVETFARYHDDHAGAARVSSYRALLPASPPGPGQQYAFEVDLDRCSGCKACVTACHTLNGLDEQETWRDVGLLVGGSKSLPVMQHVTAACHHCLEPACLTACPVNAYEKDPATGIVKHLDDQCFGCQYCTLACPYDVPKYHRAKGIVRKCDMCSSRLAVGEAPACVQACPHQAIAIRVVDARQVIDDAEAAQFLPAAPDPQMTYPTTTYKTKRAFPRNLLPADYFRVSTQHAHWPLAVMLVLTQLSVGGFCVGMILDTFLSDHAPLRQTHAINSLAFGLLALGASTLHLGRPWLAFRAVLGLKHAWLSREIVAFGVFAKLAILYAALLVFFPDADPRFAQWLGWSVAASGLLGVYCSAMIYVFTKRECWNFPRVIAKFVGTAAVLGIAAMWLSLLLSTVLQSSAESSRFVALHGAQLCWAMLAISGAKLFWEAAAFRHLLDRRMTAMRRSAILMARELPRTTLARFATGLLGGVLLPAILLQHLDALDTAGVSAPFLAITGVLFVACLSGELLERSLFFTTCASPRMPGGLR is encoded by the coding sequence ATGACATTGCTGACCGATGTTGTCGAGGAATTGGGCTCAACGCCTGCCGAGCCGGATTCCGCGCAATTCCTCGATGCGGCGTCGTTCCTCGGCCGGTTGCTCGAAGAGCAGCAAGCGCCGACCGCTGTTGAAACCTTCGCGCGCTACCACGACGATCATGCCGGCGCGGCGCGGGTTTCGAGCTATCGCGCGTTGTTGCCGGCATCGCCGCCGGGTCCTGGTCAGCAGTATGCCTTTGAAGTCGATCTGGATCGCTGCTCGGGCTGCAAGGCCTGCGTGACCGCTTGCCACACGCTGAATGGTTTGGACGAGCAGGAAACTTGGCGCGACGTCGGCCTCTTGGTCGGCGGTTCCAAGTCGTTGCCTGTGATGCAGCATGTCACCGCGGCCTGCCACCATTGTCTGGAACCGGCCTGCCTGACTGCCTGTCCGGTGAATGCTTACGAAAAGGATCCCGCCACCGGCATCGTCAAGCATCTCGACGATCAATGCTTCGGTTGCCAGTACTGCACGCTGGCCTGTCCTTATGACGTGCCGAAATATCATCGCGCGAAAGGCATCGTCCGCAAGTGCGATATGTGTTCGTCGCGATTGGCTGTCGGCGAAGCCCCGGCCTGTGTACAGGCTTGCCCGCACCAGGCGATCGCCATTCGCGTCGTCGACGCGCGGCAAGTCATCGACGATGCCGAGGCGGCGCAGTTCTTGCCGGCGGCCCCTGATCCGCAGATGACGTATCCGACGACCACTTACAAGACTAAGCGCGCTTTTCCGCGAAATCTGCTGCCGGCGGATTATTTCCGCGTCAGCACGCAACACGCACATTGGCCGTTGGCGGTGATGCTGGTGCTCACGCAACTTTCCGTCGGCGGGTTTTGCGTCGGCATGATTTTGGACACCTTCCTTAGCGATCACGCGCCGTTGCGGCAGACGCACGCGATTAACTCGTTGGCATTCGGATTGCTCGCTCTCGGTGCGAGCACGCTACATCTTGGGCGACCGTGGCTGGCGTTCCGCGCTGTCTTGGGACTCAAACATGCCTGGCTTAGCCGCGAAATCGTGGCCTTCGGCGTGTTCGCCAAGTTGGCGATTCTGTACGCGGCGCTGCTCGTGTTTTTCCCCGATGCCGATCCACGCTTTGCCCAATGGCTCGGCTGGAGCGTCGCCGCGAGCGGCCTGCTCGGCGTCTACTGTTCTGCGATGATCTATGTTTTCACAAAGCGTGAATGCTGGAACTTCCCGCGCGTGATCGCCAAGTTCGTCGGCACGGCCGCGGTGTTGGGCATCGCGGCGATGTGGCTCAGCTTGTTGCTGTCGACGGTGCTGCAATCCTCTGCGGAGTCGTCTCGCTTCGTCGCGTTGCATGGAGCGCAACTCTGCTGGGCCATGCTGGCGATCTCTGGGGCGAAGCTGTTCTGGGAAGCGGCCGCCTTTCGCCATTTGCTGGACCGACGCATGACCGCGATGCGGCGTTCCGCGATCCTAATGGCTCGTGAGCTGCCGCGCACCACGCTCGCGCGCTTCGCCACCGGCTTGCTGGGAGGAGTGTTGCTGCCGGCAATCTTGCTGCAACACCTCGACGCACTCGATACGGCCGGCGTCTCCGCGCCATTCCTCGCGATCACCGGCGTGTTATTCGTCGCCTGCCTGAGTGGCGAGTTGCTAGAACGATCGCTCTTTTTCACCACCTGCGCCTCGCCGCGCATGCCCGGAGGGTTGCGCTAA